One Gloeothece verrucosa PCC 7822 DNA window includes the following coding sequences:
- a CDS encoding TROVE domain-containing protein: MNYKFYHKKKTGTPQSQPIPGREKEMIQGRSGGWMFDTGLWNMLRRCLLIGTAQSTYYADKHELTDDFVKVVQQAVLTDPTRVASEILYASDGRAINNSAPLLALVLLSMGKTAEAKKAFCEVFPQVVRTGSHFYEWLAYTKSMRGFGKVIRDAGRQWLSREDVKGLAYQLLKYQQRQGFSHRDALRLFHVNPPTEDHNRLFQWVVKGWEDLPEEIPSPALAQVWWYEWLKRHPDKTHEAITQGHLTHEMAAPVGKMDQAAWQLLFNEMPIGALLRNLGSLTEIGILRGDERANLDRVESVLNNKERLRKGRIHPIDVLKALKTYQSGGKLGRSQKTWNPVERIVSILEKAVELAFDAAEPTGKVFMHAVDVSGSMSGSVVSSVGLTCCEIATAMALVTAKAEKNYMIRGFSTQFKDLGITGRDSFSSALRKARDNNFGGTDASVAYDWMIKERFKADVICFWTDSESWAGYHHPTEALARYRKKVNPDVKAVYVTLAPYRITLVDPKDPLSWDLGGFDPGTPRLIQMLANGDI; this comes from the coding sequence ATTACAAATTTTATCACAAAAAGAAAACAGGTACACCCCAATCTCAACCTATCCCTGGCCGAGAAAAAGAAATGATCCAAGGCCGCTCCGGGGGATGGATGTTTGATACTGGCCTGTGGAATATGTTGCGGCGTTGTCTATTAATTGGAACCGCCCAAAGCACTTATTATGCCGATAAACACGAATTAACCGACGATTTTGTTAAAGTTGTTCAACAAGCTGTTCTTACTGACCCGACGCGGGTAGCTTCAGAAATCCTTTATGCTAGTGATGGACGCGCTATCAATAACAGCGCTCCTCTGTTAGCTCTGGTTTTGCTGTCGATGGGTAAAACCGCCGAAGCGAAAAAAGCCTTTTGTGAAGTCTTTCCCCAAGTAGTTCGGACGGGTTCGCACTTCTACGAATGGTTAGCTTATACTAAATCGATGCGCGGCTTTGGTAAGGTAATTCGAGATGCCGGCAGACAGTGGTTATCTCGAGAAGACGTGAAAGGGTTAGCCTATCAACTGCTGAAATATCAACAACGTCAAGGGTTTTCTCATCGTGATGCTTTGCGGCTGTTTCATGTTAACCCACCTACCGAAGACCATAACCGACTGTTTCAATGGGTGGTTAAAGGATGGGAAGACTTACCCGAAGAAATTCCTTCACCGGCTTTAGCTCAGGTGTGGTGGTATGAATGGCTTAAGCGGCATCCCGATAAGACTCATGAAGCTATCACCCAAGGGCATTTAACCCATGAAATGGCTGCCCCTGTGGGTAAAATGGATCAAGCCGCTTGGCAATTGCTCTTTAATGAAATGCCCATCGGTGCATTGCTGCGGAATTTGGGGTCTTTAACCGAGATTGGCATTTTACGAGGGGATGAAAGAGCTAACTTAGATCGAGTGGAATCGGTTCTTAATAATAAAGAGCGGTTGCGTAAGGGACGGATTCACCCGATAGATGTCTTAAAAGCCTTAAAAACCTATCAATCTGGGGGGAAATTAGGACGCTCTCAAAAAACCTGGAATCCGGTAGAGCGTATTGTCTCTATTTTAGAAAAGGCCGTTGAGTTGGCGTTTGATGCGGCTGAACCGACGGGTAAAGTGTTTATGCACGCGGTAGACGTTTCGGGTTCGATGTCTGGCAGCGTCGTGTCTTCTGTGGGTTTAACCTGCTGCGAAATTGCGACAGCGATGGCTCTGGTAACCGCCAAAGCGGAAAAAAACTATATGATTCGCGGGTTTTCTACCCAGTTTAAAGACTTGGGAATTACTGGGCGAGATAGTTTTAGTTCTGCCCTTCGTAAAGCTAGGGATAATAACTTTGGGGGAACGGATGCTTCTGTTGCTTATGATTGGATGATCAAAGAGCGCTTTAAAGCGGATGTTATTTGTTTCTGGACAGATAGCGAAAGTTGGGCAGGTTATCATCATCCCACAGAAGCATTAGCACGATATCGCAAAAAAGTCAACCCTGATGTTAAGGCGGTGTATGTGACTTTAGCACCTTACCGGATTACTTTAGTTGATCCAAAAGATCCCCTTTCTTGGGATTTAGGAGGGTTTGATCCAGGTACACCAAGGTTGATTCAAATGTTAGCTAATGGGGATATTTAG